One window from the genome of Rhodococcus sp. ABRD24 encodes:
- a CDS encoding branched-chain amino acid ABC transporter permease/ATP-binding protein: protein MTELLQFAILGLGAGSAYALLAQGVVLVYRGSGVVNFAQGAIAMVAAYVCLETLQRDHGWSMLPAFAVAVLVAGAIGFAFQQLVLRWLAAAAPIVRLAATLGLLVILQAGVQQYYGSKSIRVRAFLPNDAYHWGDIVVQQDRLILLAIAVATTVALWAGTRYTRVGLAITAAAENERATAALGWSPQRLATLTWTVGGALAGAAGVLVAPLTGLTPTAFVVIVTVSALAAALLGGFRSFPLTLLGGLLLGVGESVVVLYQDDIRDLLGMETLTGINRAVPFLVILVVLVVQGKGLPLRSHVSDRLPRLGSGEIRWVTMIVAVTALATVVIAFSGDWLRSLTFTLAAAVFLLSIVVLTGFAGQLSLAQYTVGGLGALVAARLVGQAGWPLGPAALVSVAGVIAVGVLFALPALRTRGVNLAVVTLGLGFTVQEMVFNNPTLTGDKIEGAVRIEKVMLLGFDVSATRHPERWALLCLIVLVLAALMVANLRRSGTGRRLIAVRTNERAAASLGISVFAVKIYAFAVAAGLAAVAGILLGLRNIAVTYGDFNVFASINAVVQAVTGGLGFVLGSVIGAMLAPGAILSRLVESGSGTGIAATLIGGVVLILILLTNQNGIADMFSRVRGAVERRIPHRAARHHRVHRLSEVRNFELEPVAPVTLTVRDLTVRFGGVTAVEGVSLRVEPGQVVGLIGPNGAGKTTVIDAVTGFVAPSSGAVLLGDRDVVKWGAARRSRAGLRRSFQSLELFEDITVAENIHAGDDAARGWTWLTDLIMPGRHRFSPTASAALRDFELADDLDAFPGQLSYGRRRLVGIARAVASGPSVVLLDEPAAGLDDAESRELAHCIRELADRQRASVLLVEHDMDLVMSTCDRVVVLEAGRVIAEGTPAEIARDERVRDAYLGVEEDNEMTGTAT, encoded by the coding sequence ATGACAGAACTGCTGCAGTTCGCCATTCTCGGACTCGGCGCGGGCTCGGCGTATGCGTTGCTGGCACAGGGCGTCGTCCTCGTCTACCGCGGATCCGGCGTCGTCAACTTTGCACAGGGTGCGATCGCCATGGTCGCCGCCTACGTGTGTCTGGAAACCCTGCAGCGCGATCACGGTTGGTCGATGCTGCCTGCCTTTGCGGTGGCGGTACTGGTGGCGGGAGCCATCGGGTTCGCGTTCCAGCAGTTGGTGCTGCGCTGGCTCGCCGCGGCGGCGCCGATCGTCCGGCTTGCCGCAACGTTGGGTCTGCTGGTGATTCTGCAGGCCGGTGTGCAGCAGTACTACGGTTCGAAATCCATTCGGGTGCGGGCATTTCTGCCCAACGATGCCTACCACTGGGGTGACATCGTCGTTCAGCAGGACCGTCTGATCCTGCTCGCGATCGCAGTGGCGACCACCGTGGCACTGTGGGCGGGCACGCGGTACACACGGGTGGGACTGGCGATCACCGCGGCCGCGGAGAACGAACGGGCCACCGCCGCACTCGGGTGGTCCCCGCAACGATTGGCGACGCTCACGTGGACGGTCGGTGGCGCCCTCGCCGGGGCGGCCGGTGTCCTGGTGGCGCCGCTCACGGGCCTGACGCCCACCGCGTTCGTCGTCATCGTCACCGTTTCGGCGCTCGCGGCGGCGCTGCTCGGAGGTTTCCGCTCCTTCCCGCTCACGCTCCTCGGTGGACTGTTGCTCGGGGTCGGAGAGAGTGTGGTGGTCCTGTACCAGGACGACATTCGAGACCTGCTCGGCATGGAGACGCTCACCGGGATCAACCGGGCGGTGCCCTTTCTGGTGATCCTCGTGGTACTCGTCGTGCAGGGTAAGGGGCTGCCGCTTCGCAGTCACGTCTCTGATCGGCTGCCGCGGCTGGGATCCGGCGAGATCCGCTGGGTAACAATGATCGTCGCCGTGACGGCGCTCGCGACTGTCGTGATCGCCTTCAGTGGCGACTGGCTGCGGTCGTTGACCTTCACATTGGCGGCCGCGGTGTTCCTGCTCTCGATCGTCGTGCTTACCGGCTTCGCGGGCCAGCTGTCCCTCGCGCAGTACACCGTCGGCGGGCTCGGCGCGCTGGTCGCGGCCCGTCTCGTCGGTCAGGCCGGGTGGCCGCTGGGCCCGGCAGCCCTGGTCAGCGTGGCAGGTGTGATCGCGGTCGGTGTGTTGTTCGCGTTGCCGGCTCTGCGCACACGCGGCGTGAACCTGGCGGTGGTCACACTCGGGCTCGGATTCACGGTGCAGGAGATGGTGTTCAACAACCCGACCCTCACCGGCGACAAGATCGAGGGCGCCGTTCGCATCGAGAAGGTGATGCTGCTCGGATTCGACGTTTCCGCCACCCGGCACCCGGAGCGCTGGGCGTTGCTGTGCCTGATCGTGCTGGTGCTGGCAGCGCTGATGGTCGCGAACTTGCGGCGCTCAGGTACCGGACGTCGGCTCATCGCCGTGCGTACCAACGAGCGCGCTGCTGCATCGTTGGGGATCAGCGTGTTCGCCGTGAAGATCTACGCGTTCGCGGTCGCTGCCGGGCTCGCTGCCGTCGCCGGGATTCTGTTGGGGCTGCGCAATATCGCGGTCACCTACGGCGATTTCAACGTCTTCGCATCGATCAACGCGGTGGTCCAGGCGGTTACCGGCGGCCTGGGATTCGTGCTGGGCAGCGTCATCGGTGCCATGCTGGCACCGGGCGCGATACTCAGTCGTCTGGTCGAAAGTGGTTCAGGGACCGGAATTGCCGCGACACTGATCGGCGGTGTCGTTCTCATCCTCATCCTGCTCACCAACCAGAACGGCATCGCGGACATGTTCTCGCGGGTCCGTGGGGCGGTGGAGCGGAGGATTCCCCATCGCGCTGCCCGACACCATCGAGTGCACCGGCTGTCCGAGGTCCGCAACTTCGAGCTCGAACCCGTTGCCCCGGTGACGCTCACGGTACGCGATCTCACCGTGCGGTTCGGCGGCGTGACGGCCGTCGAGGGCGTGAGTCTCAGGGTGGAGCCGGGACAGGTTGTCGGGCTGATCGGGCCCAACGGGGCGGGTAAGACGACGGTGATCGATGCCGTCACCGGATTCGTTGCACCATCGTCCGGTGCGGTCCTGCTGGGGGACCGTGACGTGGTCAAGTGGGGTGCCGCGCGACGCTCGCGGGCCGGCCTGCGGCGCTCGTTCCAGTCGCTCGAGCTGTTCGAGGACATCACCGTCGCCGAGAACATCCATGCGGGCGACGACGCCGCCCGCGGATGGACCTGGTTGACGGACCTGATCATGCCCGGACGCCACCGCTTCTCGCCGACGGCATCGGCCGCGCTACGCGACTTCGAACTCGCCGACGACCTGGACGCCTTCCCCGGTCAGCTTTCGTACGGGCGTCGCCGTCTGGTCGGGATTGCCCGTGCAGTCGCCTCCGGTCCGTCGGTGGTGCTGCTCGACGAGCCAGCTGCCGGCCTGGATGACGCAGAGAGTCGTGAATTGGCGCACTGCATAAGGGAATTGGCGGATCGACAGCGAGCATCGGTACTGCTCGTCGAACACGACATGGACCTGGTGATGTCGACCTGTGATCGGGTGGTGGTGCTGGAGGCGGGACGGGTGATCGCGGAGGGCACCCCGGCCGAGATCGCGCGCGATGAGCGAGTGCGCGACGCCTACCTGGGCGTGGAGGAGGACAACGAGATGACGGGTACGGCCACATGA
- the pstB gene encoding phosphate ABC transporter ATP-binding protein PstB has protein sequence MAKRLDLKDVNIYYGKFHAVADVGLSVPPRSVTAFIGPSGCGKSTVLRSLNRMHEVTPGARVEGSVLLDGEDIYGSSVDPVGVRKTIGMVFQRPNPFPTMSIRDNVVAGLKLQGERNKKKLDEVAEESLRGANLWNEVKDRLDKPGGGLSGGQQQRLCIARAIAVSPDVLLMDEPCSALDPISTLAIEDLITELKKDFTIVIVTHNMQQAARVSDQTAFFNLEATGKPGRLIEIDDTEKIFSNPTQKATEDYISGRFG, from the coding sequence ATGGCCAAGCGTCTGGATCTCAAGGACGTCAACATCTACTACGGCAAGTTCCATGCCGTCGCCGATGTCGGTCTGTCGGTGCCCCCGCGCAGCGTGACGGCCTTCATCGGCCCGTCTGGTTGCGGCAAGTCGACGGTGCTGCGCTCGCTCAACCGCATGCACGAGGTCACCCCGGGCGCTCGGGTGGAAGGCTCGGTGCTGCTCGACGGCGAGGACATCTACGGCTCGTCCGTCGACCCGGTCGGGGTGCGCAAGACCATCGGCATGGTGTTCCAGCGACCGAACCCTTTCCCCACCATGTCCATTCGCGACAACGTTGTTGCCGGCCTCAAGCTGCAGGGTGAGCGCAACAAGAAGAAGCTCGACGAGGTCGCCGAGGAGTCGCTGCGCGGCGCCAACCTGTGGAACGAGGTCAAGGACCGGCTGGACAAGCCGGGCGGCGGCCTTTCCGGCGGTCAGCAGCAGCGTCTGTGCATCGCACGGGCCATCGCGGTCTCACCCGACGTGTTGCTGATGGATGAGCCGTGTTCCGCGCTGGATCCCATCTCGACCCTCGCGATCGAGGATCTCATCACGGAGCTGAAGAAGGACTTCACCATCGTGATCGTCACGCACAACATGCAGCAGGCCGCGCGTGTGAGTGACCAGACGGCGTTCTTCAACCTCGAAGCCACCGGTAAGCCGGGCCGCCTCATCGAGATCGACGACACCGAGAAGATCTTCTCCAACCCCACCCAGAAGGCTACCGAGGACTACATCTCCGGCCGCTTCGGCTGA
- a CDS encoding endonuclease/exonuclease/phosphatase family protein: MIDRENTRRTAGSFAACCGLLGAMGLLASKVSVENRFVVLLAGQTPVLLLVAMLGAVVAAVSRRWVAEAACLVVCALGAWMLSPLYIASADGAAPADPSGPSITIMQANIKIGQADPDALVRTVQDRGVDILTVQELTDEYIEALGTAGLDVLLPHRFVVSYGPGGEGSGIYSRFPLSNTRNLDGFQSANLAADVDVGLREPVALFAVHPAPAYLFPAQQWAADLRRLRGEFESDALRDNVIASGDFNASYTQRQYRDLLTGGYSDAADQVGAGLLPTMPANRRLPAFIGIDRIITKGAAVTSLERIEIVDSDHHGLLAEVRLANSSTGQTTPVAE, encoded by the coding sequence GTGATCGATCGCGAGAACACCCGGAGGACCGCTGGGTCCTTCGCGGCATGCTGCGGACTACTGGGCGCGATGGGTCTGTTGGCGTCGAAGGTATCCGTCGAGAACCGCTTCGTCGTGCTCCTCGCCGGGCAGACCCCGGTGCTGCTCCTCGTGGCCATGCTCGGCGCGGTCGTCGCCGCGGTCTCCCGGCGATGGGTAGCCGAGGCCGCGTGTCTCGTCGTATGCGCGCTCGGCGCCTGGATGCTCAGCCCGCTCTACATTGCCAGCGCGGACGGCGCCGCGCCCGCCGACCCGTCCGGCCCCTCGATCACGATCATGCAAGCCAACATCAAGATCGGGCAGGCTGATCCCGACGCGCTGGTCCGCACCGTCCAGGATCGCGGCGTCGACATCCTCACCGTCCAGGAACTCACCGACGAGTACATCGAGGCACTGGGCACCGCAGGACTGGACGTCCTTCTACCGCACCGCTTCGTCGTGTCGTACGGTCCGGGTGGGGAGGGCAGCGGCATCTACAGCCGGTTCCCACTGTCGAATACCCGCAACCTCGACGGATTCCAGTCGGCGAATCTCGCAGCCGACGTCGATGTCGGTCTCCGGGAACCGGTGGCCCTGTTCGCTGTTCACCCCGCGCCCGCCTACCTGTTCCCAGCACAGCAGTGGGCGGCGGACCTGCGGAGGCTGCGCGGCGAGTTCGAATCGGATGCGCTGCGCGACAACGTAATCGCGAGCGGGGACTTCAACGCGAGCTACACCCAACGCCAGTACAGAGACCTACTCACCGGCGGTTACTCCGACGCCGCCGACCAGGTGGGCGCGGGACTGCTACCGACGATGCCGGCAAACCGCCGGCTTCCCGCGTTCATCGGGATCGACCGCATCATCACCAAGGGTGCCGCCGTGACGTCACTCGAACGGATCGAGATCGTCGACTCGGATCATCACGGCCTGCTCGCCGAAGTCCGGCTGGCGAATTCGTCCACGGGTCAGACAACCCCTGTAGCCGAGTAG
- the cas2e gene encoding type I-E CRISPR-associated endoribonuclease Cas2e: MVVIVLTACPEGLRGHLTRWLLEISAGVFVGHVSTRVRDRMWATVLELAKDGRAIMVHSAPGEQRLAFKVNRHHWQPVDVDGLQLMLRPSDSREATPSDLRKGWSNASKYRRASRRSGQGK; this comes from the coding sequence GTGGTAGTCATCGTCCTGACTGCCTGCCCTGAAGGCCTGCGCGGACACCTGACCCGGTGGCTGCTGGAGATCAGCGCCGGCGTCTTCGTCGGGCATGTGAGCACTCGTGTGCGCGACCGCATGTGGGCCACAGTCCTCGAACTTGCCAAGGACGGCCGCGCGATCATGGTCCACTCGGCACCGGGTGAACAACGACTCGCGTTCAAAGTCAACCGGCACCACTGGCAGCCAGTCGACGTCGACGGTCTTCAGCTGATGCTGCGTCCCTCCGACAGCAGAGAAGCCACACCGTCCGACCTTCGAAAAGGATGGAGCAACGCCAGCAAGTACCGTCGAGCCAGTCGCCGAAGCGGCCAGGGAAAGTGA
- a CDS encoding ABC transporter substrate-binding protein, translating to MKLKTFAPAIAALAAVGLVVTGCSDNSSAEPTENAATGNPIKVGQILPIEAGGVSVGSQAAGMKASIAALNDRGGVEGRPLELIQCDSMGNPNKEVDCANTMVTEGVTATLADFTPASPESVSQILATAGIARIGMNPMNIADFTSPNVFTPFSGSLLTLYGNVDALVSQGKTKLSLMRPDVPVAAMLSKMLAPAVQAKGAEIVNEVAVGAGATDYTQFIAAAERNGAQGVIMALTATEANQIAEAFEQLGSKLGFALAATGFTQTDLQNLGTFATSSIYTSPVPAPSSSTDQFPGLVPFLEDMSAAKEQALERPNLNGTELFSWLSVRAFSEVVKTIDIIDAPSVMTGFQNAKDIDMLGLVPTWTPNAVQPLGIFQRVSNSMMYRMTFDGDSMVTDPNMFDLRTQ from the coding sequence GTGAAACTGAAGACATTCGCCCCGGCAATCGCGGCGCTCGCTGCGGTCGGTCTCGTGGTTACCGGTTGCAGTGACAACAGCTCCGCGGAGCCCACGGAGAACGCAGCAACCGGAAACCCGATCAAAGTGGGTCAGATCCTTCCGATCGAGGCGGGAGGCGTTTCGGTCGGAAGCCAGGCGGCTGGTATGAAGGCCTCGATCGCGGCGCTCAACGACCGTGGGGGAGTCGAGGGCCGCCCGCTCGAGCTCATCCAGTGTGATTCGATGGGCAACCCCAACAAGGAAGTCGACTGCGCCAACACGATGGTCACGGAGGGCGTGACTGCGACACTGGCCGACTTCACCCCGGCTTCACCGGAATCGGTATCGCAGATCCTCGCGACAGCAGGCATTGCGCGGATCGGCATGAACCCGATGAACATCGCGGACTTCACCTCTCCCAACGTGTTCACCCCGTTCTCCGGATCGCTTCTGACTCTGTACGGGAACGTCGACGCGCTGGTTTCGCAGGGTAAGACGAAGCTCTCGCTCATGCGACCCGATGTGCCGGTCGCGGCGATGCTCAGCAAGATGCTCGCGCCTGCCGTCCAGGCCAAGGGCGCCGAGATCGTCAACGAGGTGGCGGTGGGTGCCGGTGCTACCGACTACACGCAGTTCATTGCGGCTGCCGAGCGTAACGGTGCGCAGGGCGTGATCATGGCACTGACTGCCACCGAGGCCAACCAGATCGCCGAGGCCTTCGAACAGCTCGGATCCAAGCTTGGATTTGCACTCGCTGCAACGGGATTCACGCAGACCGATCTGCAGAATCTCGGAACGTTCGCGACCTCGTCGATCTACACGAGCCCGGTGCCGGCGCCGTCGTCGAGTACCGACCAGTTCCCCGGTCTGGTTCCGTTCCTCGAGGACATGTCGGCGGCGAAGGAGCAGGCGCTCGAGCGCCCGAACCTCAATGGCACCGAACTGTTCTCCTGGCTTTCGGTGCGCGCGTTCAGTGAGGTCGTCAAGACGATCGACATCATCGACGCGCCCTCGGTGATGACTGGCTTCCAGAATGCGAAGGACATCGACATGCTCGGCCTGGTGCCGACCTGGACCCCGAATGCGGTTCAGCCGCTCGGGATTTTCCAGCGCGTATCGAATTCGATGATGTACCGCATGACGTTCGACGGTGACTCGATGGTCACCGATCCGAACATGTTCGATCTGCGGACTCAGTAA
- a CDS encoding ATP-binding cassette domain-containing protein, which produces MTIMTDDRAAERTTVLECDGVSAGYGGAAVCRDLNLTVHAGEVVALIGANGAGKTTTMLTAAGELPPIAGRLRVLDASRPTSLARLARSGLSYVTEERSVIRGLTAGENLRLAGVTADSACAIFPELRSLLARPAGLLSGGEQQMLTLARALARKPKLLLADELSLGLAPQIVRRLLAVVREAATSENLGVLLVEQHVRQVLEVADRVYVMRRGRIILEGAASDIAADLDAVQRAYLSGGD; this is translated from the coding sequence ATGACGATCATGACGGACGATCGGGCCGCGGAACGCACGACGGTGCTCGAATGCGACGGCGTCAGCGCCGGATACGGCGGCGCCGCGGTGTGCCGGGACCTGAATCTCACCGTGCACGCGGGTGAGGTGGTCGCCCTCATCGGCGCCAACGGTGCGGGCAAGACCACCACGATGCTCACGGCGGCCGGGGAGCTGCCCCCGATCGCGGGCCGACTGCGGGTACTCGACGCGTCGCGGCCGACGTCGTTGGCGCGGCTCGCGCGGAGCGGACTGAGCTACGTCACCGAGGAGCGTTCGGTGATCCGTGGATTGACGGCGGGCGAGAATCTTCGGTTGGCGGGGGTGACTGCCGACTCGGCGTGCGCGATCTTCCCCGAGTTACGCAGCCTCCTCGCGCGGCCCGCCGGATTGTTGTCGGGCGGCGAGCAGCAGATGCTGACCCTCGCCCGGGCGCTGGCCCGAAAGCCGAAACTGCTACTCGCGGACGAGCTTTCGCTGGGCCTGGCCCCACAGATCGTGCGCCGGCTACTGGCCGTAGTCCGCGAGGCGGCCACGAGTGAGAACCTCGGAGTGCTGTTGGTGGAGCAGCACGTCCGCCAGGTCCTCGAGGTGGCGGACCGGGTGTACGTGATGCGCCGGGGTCGGATCATCCTCGAAGGTGCCGCCTCCGATATCGCCGCCGACCTCGATGCAGTTCAGCGGGCTTACCTGTCCGGCGGAGACTGA